The Trachemys scripta elegans isolate TJP31775 chromosome 6, CAS_Tse_1.0, whole genome shotgun sequence genome includes a window with the following:
- the UTP15 gene encoding U3 small nucleolar RNA-associated protein 15 homolog isoform X1 — protein MASYKPVVVQSFPKLGEKITQDTLYWKNYKTPVQIKEFGAVNKIDFSPIPPHNYAVTASSRIHIYGRYSQEPIKTFSRFKDAAYCATYRDDGRLLVAGSEEGVVRLFDISGRAALRQFDGHTKAVHVVDFLSDKYRIFSGADDYTSKLWDIPSATEIVSYSEHTDYVRCGCTSKLNTDLFVTGSYDHTVKVFDVRTEKSVMTVEHGQPVESVLLFPSGGLLVSAGGRYVKVWDILKGGQLLVSLKNNHKTVTCLCLSSSGQRLLSGSLDRHVKVYSTTSYKVVHSFDYAASILSLALAPEDETIVVGMTNGVLNVRHRKHEESKERFPKKKRPGYRTFVKGRNYMPKQEDFFVSKPVRSHLKKYDKLLKSFQVSKALDVVLEARNRTPEITVAVMQELNRRGTLKNALAGRDETQLSILLAFLIRYVVEPRFAPMLIKVAEMIIDIYLPVVGQSAVIDKQFLRLQEIIEKEIDYQAELLEVLGMMDALFATMTRKKATSLEENKTHSILRVPEQATCN, from the exons ATGGCTAGTTATAAACCTGTAGTGGTTCAGTCATTTCCCAAGCTTGGTGAGAAAATCACACAAGATACTTTGTATTGGAAGAATTACAAG ACTCCTGTTCAAATAAAGGAATTTGGTGCAGTGAATAAAATTGACTTCTCTCCAATTCCTCCACATAATTATGCTGTCACGGCCTCTTCAAGG atcCATATTTATGGTCGGTACTCTCAGGAGCCAATCAAAACGTTCTCTCGCTTCAAAGATGCTGCTTATTGTGCTACATATAGAGATGATGGCAGGCTGCTTGTTGCTGGCAGTGAAGAAGGTGTCGTTCGGCTATTTGATATCAGTGGAAGAGCAGCACTGAGACAATTTGATGGTCACACTAA AGCAGTACACGTAGTGGACTTTCTGTCTGATAAATACCGTATATTCTCTGGTGCTGACGATTATACTTCGAAGTTGTGGGATATTCCAAGTGCAACAGAAATTGTGTCGTACAGCGAGCATACGGATTATGTGAGATGTGGCTGTACAAGTAAACTGAACACAGATCTTTTTGTAACAG GTTCATACGATCACACTGTGAAAGTATTTGATGTACGGACAGAAAAAAGTGTTATGACTGTAGAGCATGGACAGCCTGTGGAGAGtgttcttctcttcccttctgggGGTCTTCTAGTCTCTGCAG GAGGCCGGTATGTTAAAGTCTGGGACATTCTAAAAGGAGGGCAATTACTAGTATCACTGAAAAATAACCATAAAACTGTAACCTGTTTATGCCTCAGTAGCTCTGGGCAAAGGCTGCTCTCAGGATCATTAGACAG GCATGTGAAGGTTTACAGTACAACCTCCTACAAAGTAGTCCACAGCTTTGATTATGCTGCATCAATTCTGAGTCTTGCATTGGCT CCTGAAGATGAAACTATAGTTGTAGGTATGACCAATGGGGTACTAAATGTGAGACACAGAAAACACGAAGAAAGCAAAGAACGTTTTCCAAAGAAGAAACGGCCAGGATACAGAACCTTTGTAAAAGGAAGAAACTACATGCCGAAGCAG GAGGATTTCTTTGTCAGTAAACCTGTGAGAAGTCACTTGAAAAAGTATGACAAACTACTAAAAAGCTTCCAGGTATCCAAGGCTCTTGATGTAGTACTTGAG GCCCGTAACAGGACGCCTGAAATTACAGTTGCAGTCATGCAGGAGCTAAATCGCAGAGGAACACTGAAAAATGCACTTGCAGGACGAGATGAAACACAACTTAGCATCCTCCTGGCTTTCTTGATAAG GTATGTGGTTGAGCCAAGATTTGCCCCTATGCTGATAAAAGTTGCAGAAATGATTATTG ATATTTATCTCCCTGTGGTTGGACAATCGGCAGTCATTGATAAACAATTCTTAAGACTCCAAGAGATCATAGAAAAAGAAATTGATTACCAGGCGGAACTACTTGAAGTTTTGGGAATGATGGATGCACTGTTTGCTACCATGACGAGGAAAAAGGCCACTTCTCTAGAGGAGAACAAAACTCATAGTATTTTGAGGGTTCCGGAACAAGCTACATGTAACTAA
- the UTP15 gene encoding U3 small nucleolar RNA-associated protein 15 homolog isoform X2 produces the protein MEAKTPVQIKEFGAVNKIDFSPIPPHNYAVTASSRIHIYGRYSQEPIKTFSRFKDAAYCATYRDDGRLLVAGSEEGVVRLFDISGRAALRQFDGHTKAVHVVDFLSDKYRIFSGADDYTSKLWDIPSATEIVSYSEHTDYVRCGCTSKLNTDLFVTGSYDHTVKVFDVRTEKSVMTVEHGQPVESVLLFPSGGLLVSAGGRYVKVWDILKGGQLLVSLKNNHKTVTCLCLSSSGQRLLSGSLDRHVKVYSTTSYKVVHSFDYAASILSLALAPEDETIVVGMTNGVLNVRHRKHEESKERFPKKKRPGYRTFVKGRNYMPKQEDFFVSKPVRSHLKKYDKLLKSFQVSKALDVVLEARNRTPEITVAVMQELNRRGTLKNALAGRDETQLSILLAFLIRYVVEPRFAPMLIKVAEMIIDIYLPVVGQSAVIDKQFLRLQEIIEKEIDYQAELLEVLGMMDALFATMTRKKATSLEENKTHSILRVPEQATCN, from the exons ATGGAAGCTAAG ACTCCTGTTCAAATAAAGGAATTTGGTGCAGTGAATAAAATTGACTTCTCTCCAATTCCTCCACATAATTATGCTGTCACGGCCTCTTCAAGG atcCATATTTATGGTCGGTACTCTCAGGAGCCAATCAAAACGTTCTCTCGCTTCAAAGATGCTGCTTATTGTGCTACATATAGAGATGATGGCAGGCTGCTTGTTGCTGGCAGTGAAGAAGGTGTCGTTCGGCTATTTGATATCAGTGGAAGAGCAGCACTGAGACAATTTGATGGTCACACTAA AGCAGTACACGTAGTGGACTTTCTGTCTGATAAATACCGTATATTCTCTGGTGCTGACGATTATACTTCGAAGTTGTGGGATATTCCAAGTGCAACAGAAATTGTGTCGTACAGCGAGCATACGGATTATGTGAGATGTGGCTGTACAAGTAAACTGAACACAGATCTTTTTGTAACAG GTTCATACGATCACACTGTGAAAGTATTTGATGTACGGACAGAAAAAAGTGTTATGACTGTAGAGCATGGACAGCCTGTGGAGAGtgttcttctcttcccttctgggGGTCTTCTAGTCTCTGCAG GAGGCCGGTATGTTAAAGTCTGGGACATTCTAAAAGGAGGGCAATTACTAGTATCACTGAAAAATAACCATAAAACTGTAACCTGTTTATGCCTCAGTAGCTCTGGGCAAAGGCTGCTCTCAGGATCATTAGACAG GCATGTGAAGGTTTACAGTACAACCTCCTACAAAGTAGTCCACAGCTTTGATTATGCTGCATCAATTCTGAGTCTTGCATTGGCT CCTGAAGATGAAACTATAGTTGTAGGTATGACCAATGGGGTACTAAATGTGAGACACAGAAAACACGAAGAAAGCAAAGAACGTTTTCCAAAGAAGAAACGGCCAGGATACAGAACCTTTGTAAAAGGAAGAAACTACATGCCGAAGCAG GAGGATTTCTTTGTCAGTAAACCTGTGAGAAGTCACTTGAAAAAGTATGACAAACTACTAAAAAGCTTCCAGGTATCCAAGGCTCTTGATGTAGTACTTGAG GCCCGTAACAGGACGCCTGAAATTACAGTTGCAGTCATGCAGGAGCTAAATCGCAGAGGAACACTGAAAAATGCACTTGCAGGACGAGATGAAACACAACTTAGCATCCTCCTGGCTTTCTTGATAAG GTATGTGGTTGAGCCAAGATTTGCCCCTATGCTGATAAAAGTTGCAGAAATGATTATTG ATATTTATCTCCCTGTGGTTGGACAATCGGCAGTCATTGATAAACAATTCTTAAGACTCCAAGAGATCATAGAAAAAGAAATTGATTACCAGGCGGAACTACTTGAAGTTTTGGGAATGATGGATGCACTGTTTGCTACCATGACGAGGAAAAAGGCCACTTCTCTAGAGGAGAACAAAACTCATAGTATTTTGAGGGTTCCGGAACAAGCTACATGTAACTAA